Proteins encoded in a region of the Panicum hallii strain FIL2 chromosome 3, PHallii_v3.1, whole genome shotgun sequence genome:
- the LOC112884787 gene encoding protein cereblon: MADWDGIPERERRQMEEILQLDMEELNVEVVEDDEEAEEEDEGDGGGDDDDVDAFLRANDGDGVASTSGPFTFNTSLASLHTYLGEVDDTRGRVPLLDGGTVINLPMFYLQGIVLFPGATLPLRVIQSELVVTIDKALGLVDAPCTIGVVLMRQHSNHRHYATASVGTTAEIRQLGRLDDGSLNVVARGQQRFRLRRHWIDVDRVVWGEVQIIEEDTPLRTPRDAFAQLAASNRFNLHSSSSVISLDMSPIKQDHIDSELECSTPSPNSNASSRSSMDTKLCHLGSQSSDSKKSFSDEEVDLMHQQWRQKRRSVRESGASSHLDKKTNISNEEDLCLTPLKPLLTARTRDTKRRRQYHAYSKQASQAPLSFWPQWVYEMYDSYTLARKAAELWRQIIAKPSMDDHVRKPDILSFHIGSKLPVSESVRQKLLEIDGISYRLQKEIQLLKAFNLIKCRNCQSHIAKRSDMAVMSTDGPLGAYVNPHGFVHETITVSNATGLALTGSPSTVHSWFPGYSWTIASCAACESHIGWLFRATKKNLRPRSFWGIRSSQIADDAQVDQSDDAPSFHAYIEL; the protein is encoded by the exons ATGGCGGACTGGGACGGGATCCCGGAGCGGGAGCGGCGGCAGATGGAGGAGATCCTGCAGCTAGACATGGAGGAGCTCAACGTCGAGGTGGTCGAAGACGacgaggaggcggaggaggaagatgagggtgacggcggcggcgacgacgacgacgtcgaTGCTTTTCTCAG AGCTAACGATGGAGATGGAGTGGCTAGCACCTCTGGACCATTCACATTTAATACATCTCTAGCCTCACTACACACCTACCTTGGTG AGGTTGATGATACTCGGGGTAGAGTTCCTCTCTTAGATGGTGGCACAGTCATCAACTTACCAATGTTCTATCTTCAAG GCATTGTTCTATTTCCTGGAGCTACCTTGCCTCTCAGAGTAATTCAGTCTGAATTAGTAGTAACTATTGATAAAGCTTTGGGACTAGTCGATGCTCCATGCACAATTGGCGTG GTTCTCATGCGTCAACACTCAAATCATCGACATTATGCTACTGCTTCAGTTGGAACAACAGCAGAG ATACGTCAACTTGGAAGGTTGGATGATGGTTCATTAAATGTTGTTGCCCGTGGCCAGCAACGATTTCGTCTGAGGAGGCATTGGATTGATGTTGATCGGGTG GTGTGGGGTGAAGTCCAAATCATTGAAGAAGATACTCCCTTGAGAACTCCAAGAGATGCATTTGCTCAGCTAGCTGCATCTAATAGGTTTAATCTGCACTCTTCTTCGTCAGTCATCAGTTTGGATATGTCTCCTATCAAACAAGATCATATAGATTCAGAACTAGAGTGCAGTACTCCATCACCTAACAGTAATGCAAGCAGCCGTTCATCAATGGATACAAAGCTGTGCCATCTAGGTTCACAGTCGAGTGATTCAAAGAAATCATTCTCAGATGAAGAGGTAGATTTGATGCACCAGCAGTGGAGGCAGAAGCGACGTTCTGTGAGGGAAAGTGGTGCATCAAGTCATTTAGACAAGAAGACCAACATCAGCAATGAGGAAGATCTTTGCTTGACACCTCTCAAACCATTGCTAACTGCAAGAACAAGAGATACTAAACGGCGACGACAGTACCATGCTTACTCAAAGCAGGCTTCTCAGGCCCCATTATCATTTTGGCCTCAGTGGGTGTATGAAATGTATGATTCATATACACTTGCTCGTAAGGCTGCAG AGTTGTGGAGACAGATAATTGCAAAACCAAGCATGGACGATCATGTAAGGAAGCCAGATATCTTGTCATTTCACATCGGAAGCAAACTTCCAGTCTCAGAATCTGTGAGGCAAAAACTTCTAGAGATCGATGGAATTTCATATCGTCTACAGAAAGAAATCCAGCTTCTCAAGGCCTTTAATCTTATTAAATGTAGAAATTGCCAG TCTCATATAGCAAAGCGTAGTGACATGGCAGTGATGTCTACTGATGGGCCTCTCGGTGCCTATGTCAACCCTCATGGTTTTGTCCATGAGACGATTACAGTGAGCAATGCAACTGGGCTTGCTCTGACTGGCAGTCCTTCCACGGTTCACAGCTGGTTTCCAGG GTACTCATGGACGATTGCATCGTGCGCAGCCTGCGAGTCCCACATAGGCTGGCTATTCCGAGCCACAAAGAAGAACCTGCGGCCGAGGTCCTTCTGGGGTATCCGCAGCTCACAAATAGCAGATGACGCACAAGTAGATCAGAGCGATGATGCTCCAAGCTTCCACGCATATATAGAGTTATAG